TAGAAGCAATAAACGACGGCTGAGTTGTGCCGTGTCGAGCTAtaccgggtagaaaacgggcagtgtaGAAGGGCCTTAAGTGACCATCACACACCCACCATAGACAGACTGGTATTGTTGACTGTGATTGTTGCATTCACCCAGTAACCATCACTGACAGCTGTGCAGAGCATGAACACATTAATAAACTGCATCAGCAGGTACTGTGTTGGTAGGGTAGCATAGCTCTTCAGAAGTTGGCTAAAGATGCTCCGCATTCCctccccctgccctctctctctctcatgggcaCACCTGTGGGAGGAGACGGTGCCAGCTCATTGTCCATCGGCATGGCTGTTGGCACAGGCCTCCATGTCTCTTTTGTAGTGCAGCGGCACTGCCAGCTCACACTGGGAGTAGGACAGggagtggttggtgtgtgtgtgtgtgtgtgtgtgtgtgtgtgtgtgtgtgtgtgtgtgtgtgtgtgtgtgtgtgtgtgtgtgtgtgtgtgtgtgtgtgtgtgtgtgtgtgtgtgtgtgtgtgtgtgtgtctgtgtgtgtgtgtgtgtgtgtgtgtgtgttatgggtggAGATAGTGGTGAGGAGGGTAGTTGGCTCGATGGTGCAAGGGAAACAGATGGGGACGGAGGTGAATGGGAGTCTGTGGGAGTAGAGGGTGGATGGGTGGAGACCGTGGAAGGTGGATTAGGTGGGTAAgggtagggttgtgtgtgtgtgacatgggtgTGGTGGATGGATGGCTAGGGGGGTTGATTGGCTAGGTGGGGTGGATGAGTGGGGTGGAAGGGAATGGCGTGTATATGGGAGTGGAGGATGGATTGGTGTGGGTAGTTGGCAGGGTGGTGTGGTTTGGGTTGCATGGATTGATAGGAGGGTAGTTGACTGGGTGGGGTGGATGGATGAGGGTGGATTGGCGGGCACGGTTAGTGCCAGCTGCACCCCAGCCAGAACGATCTGTCTGTGCACTGCGCAGCAGTagactggcctggcctggcttggCTGGCTGGCAGTGCCACAGGCTCCTGGGGGGATAGAGTTGCCAGCAGAACCCCCAAATGAAGCTGTACAATTAGTTCCTGATAAAAAGCACGGCCGTGCACTACACGGCACAGACACGCTCCTTCCAGGAGGGCAGGATGTAAGACAGGAGAGGGGGGCGGGGCATGGGGACAGGCAGCAGGCACCGCAGGAAGGGGGACACTTGACATGAGTAATCACAGGCTAGGAGTTTTAGTTTTTGCTCCCCGAACACAACGCTTGTATAAACGGGCAACTTCTATATTTTAAATAGACATGGTAATTACGTATTATTGATGGTGTATAGTATGAGTAAGTGTTCAAATTGATACACAAATTGTTTGAATGATCTAATTACTGTAATAGAAACATAAATGTACCGCAGTGTTTCCCACATCATTTCcgctagtcaaggtggtgggggatTAACCACTATCAAAGACATGTGACCCATCACCATTGGAAAGGCTGTGTTGTGCATTTTTATACGAAATATGATATAAAAAACCCTAAAAGTGACACAAGTTTAGTTTTAATTGAATTCACAACACAAAATGCTTatgtttcaagtcaagtcaagtcaagtcaagtcaagtttattgtcaatttctttacatgcactggtcatacaaagaatttgaaattgcgtttcttgctctcccatgcagacatagactaatctaggtaaggacatagacagtatagacatagacagtactcatacatggacatagacagtatggacgtagacattgctcatacagacatttaaagtgcaagactggacaacagaagacttgtagagaacatacattaagaggaggtattttgttgttctttttctaaaagtcctttatagcgttctgacatagtaatagtagcatttgaagaaataaataattaaaaaaggtttttattaaatacaccagcagcagtatgtgtgtgtgtgtgtgtgtgtgtttgtatgtgttttgtgtgcgtgtgtgtgtgtgtgtgtgtgtgtgtgtgtgtgtgtgtgtgtgtgtgtgtgtgtgtttagtgcaggtagaaagtgcggtgtgcgtctgtgtgtgtgtacctgtgtatgtgtgtgtgtgtgtgtgtgtgtgtgtgtgtatgtgtgtgagtatgagttgtgtgtcagtgtgtgtatgtttgggtttagtgcagaaagtgcagtgtgcttgtgtgtgtgtgtgtgtgtgtgtgtgtgtgtgtgtgtgtgtgtgtgtgtgtgtgtgtgtgtgtgtgtgtgtgtgtgtgtgtgtgtgtgtgtgtgtgtgtgtgtgtgtgtgtgtgtgtgtgtgtgcatgtgtatgttttgagttagtgcaggttggaagttcagtcacagatgtagtagtgcaggtggaatgttcagtcgcagatatggtggtggggatgagggggggagcgttgtcagtggcctggctggctagaggctgacagtgaagggagagtgggttgagtgttcagtatcttgattgctttaTGCATCGTACTGCTTGCAAGCcggctttccgggtgaggcgtgcggtgtaaatgtcctgcagggaggggagtggtactccaatgatcttcttcgctgtgttcacaacacgctggagtgtcttcctgtttttctccgtgcagcttcctccccacactgtgatgcagctggacacgacgctctctatggttcctctgtagaatgttgtcatgatggagggtgtagcacttgccttctttagtttgcgcaagaagtagagacgctgatgggccttcttcgccagtgatgtagtgttggtggtccaagagaggtcgtcgctgatgtgcactccaaggaacttggtgctgctcactctctccacagcatcaccgtcgatggtcagtggtggcagttgtttttggaccctctgaaagttgacaacaatctccttggtcttgttgacattcagcaggaggttgttgtctttgcaccatctggccagcaggtctacttcttctctgtagtgggtctcatcgcccttagtgatgaggcccaccagtgttgtatcatccgcaaacttcactagatggttagtgctgtgggtcgttgtgcagtcatgtgtcagcagcgtgaacagcagggggctgagaacacaaccttgcggagcccccgtgctcagggtcagggtgcttgaggtgttattccctacccgtactgcttgtggtctctgcatcaggaagtccagcagccagttgcagatggatgtgctgaaacctagtttgtccagttttctgatgagttgttgtggtattatggtattgaatgctgagctgaagtcaatgaacagcattctcaccaGGGCACCTAGTGAAGGTGGCAGGTGTTAGCTGTGTTAGCTGTGTTAGTAGTGGGCACCTTAGTTATAAAGAGCTTGTACCGGTTCATAAATGTAAAGAAAATACAATCatgtcatactgtatgtggtaTCATGATATATGCAGCGGTATAATATCCATTGTTTTAtaaataacagagaaattaatATCCAACCATCCAACCAACAATTTTATTGAGTAatttatggatggatggaggcatggatgaatgcatggatggatggatagatggatgggtaGCTAGATGTGATGGAGGACTAAATGAAGAATTGCATGGCTGGATGGGTAGAGGAGTGGATTCTGGCCATCCATTTCTGAGAGTGATGATGGGGAGGATATCTGACAGTACAACTATAACTTTGACTTTTATCTGTTCCACAATGTCGAACTCCTTCCTTTGAACTTTTGAAACAGCCAAGAGTTCAAACTTTATTCTTTCCACATAGTTCTTTAActcattctcttttgtgtgttcctctttctctctctccttgtgtgtctTTTCCGCCCCATGTGTGCTTAGCTTCTCCCCCACGTGCTCCTCCAGAGGACAACTCATAAAGTCattgtgtttctcttttttattatttatttttgggcagctttttttcgcctttattaggacagtatagtgaagagtgggacaggaaacgagtgggagagagagacagggggggtgtCCAAGAtatgacctcaggccagaatcgaacctgggtccccgctGTAACAGTCCAGTGCCCCTACTGTTTGATACTAGGACAGtccaaaaaagatgaggcgcacacaaggcttgcaggttcaaaaagtgtattgtggccaacaaattaacaaaagaagtcaacggaaaatatctggagctacaaacgtttcggacctagtccattatcaatgtctccagtactgCTCCAGCCTCATgtttttttgactgtcctagtatcactatttttggtgaacagtcgcaccaagcaacaagcgatcctaagttaaggcgcagacgccaaccttcTTTGTTCCCCTACGGTTTGAGCCACAGCTGAGCCCAGTCATTGTGTTTTTCGTTCTCTCATTTTGGTTATCCTCCATGTTCTGCGTCCAGAGTACGTACAACTCATCAAGtcgttgtgtttctctctctctctctctctctctctctttgcatgtgTCTTCCCCCACGCTCCCCCAATTCCAGAGGACAACGAGAACTCCAAATCGGACGGCAAGGGCAACCGCTCCTCGGAGCACAGCGAGGACCCGGAGTCGGACAGCAAGAAGCCGTCGTCGCGGCAACCCTCGCACGAGCAGCAGCGGGAGATGATGATgcggaggcaggaggaggaggaggccgaggcCGACAGCGACAGCAACCCCGAGAGCCAGGACAGCGAGGACAGCCTGGAGGCCTCCGACTGCGAGGCCGAGAACAAGCAGCCGAGGCTGGGCACCGTGGCCGGGGCCGTGGGGGGCGGaggcggaggtggtggaggaggacgcCTCAGGGGACTGCACATCAAGGTGGAGCACTACGCAGACACCGATGCCCTGGAGCTCCCCCACCACCATAACTCCAACTCGTCGTCGTCCgacgaggaagaggacgaggaggaggacgacgacgacgatgaggaggaggatgacgacgacgatgatgatgacaaccCGACGGGGCTCAGCCCGAAGGATTGCGGCATGAGCATCGCCGAGCTCGCCGGCGCGGCCGCCAGCAGCAAGCACCAGAAGCGCAAGAAGAGGCGGAAAAAGCAGAAGTGGAACGGCGGCGGGCGCAGGCAGAGGATGAGGCTGTCCCCTGGGGAGGACGACGACCCCGCCGTTAGCCCCTCTTCTTCCATGGCCCTGGGCGGCGCCGGAGAGCAGCCCCCGCTCCTCCCCCCGCCCTCCCCGGCCAGCGCCTCGGTGCTCAAGATCAAGACGGAGATGTCGGAGCCCATCAACTTCGACAACGACAGCAGCATCTGGAACTACCCGCCCAACCGCGAGATCTCGCGCAACGAGTCCCCTTACAGCATGACCAAGCCCCCCAACGGTGGTGGGGGCAGCGGTGGCAGCAGTGGCAGCGAGACCTTCCCCTCTCCGCAGGGCTCAGGGGGACTCCAGGTCTCCATCCCCGACTCGGTGCTCACCCCTCCAGGCACtgacggtggcggtggtggtagtgtcacCCGGAAACAGGGGTTTCATGGAAGCGGCACCAACGGAGGCACTCCCAACTCCACCTCCAGCGTGGGCTCGAACCTAGCGCcaccctccagctcctcctcctcctccccgccctccccactcctctcggCCTCCCCGCGGGACAACAAGCAGCCGGGAGGccctcccaccacccccaccaccaccacctcctccacctcctcctcttcctccagctcGGGCTCCCTGCTCTACAGTGGCGACCTGGAGGCGCTGCAGAGGCTGCAGGCGGGCAACATGGTGCTTCCCCTGGTGCACCGGGTGACGGGCACCCtggctgccgccgccgctgcctcCAGCACCTCGGGCTCCGGGGGGGCGCCGCGCGTCTACACCACGGGCACCATCCGCTACGCGCCGGCCGACGTGACGCTGGCCATGCAGGGCGCGGCCAACCTGCTGGCGGCGCCCAACGCGCACAGCGCCATGAACTTTGTGGACGTCAACTCGCCGGGCTTCGCCATCGACCCCAAGACGCCCATGGAGATGCTCTACCACCACGTGCACCGGCTCAACATGTCGGCGGGCCCCTTCGGCGGCGCTGTCACCGGCGCCAGTCTGACCCAGATGCCCGCCGCCAACGTCTTCACCACGGCCGAGGGCCTCTTCTCCACGCTGCCCTTCCCCGTCTACAGCAACGGCATCCACGCCACGCAGACGCTCGACTCTCGCAAGGAGGACTGAGGAGCTCTCGGAGGAGCCAGCGTGGAGGCGAGGCGCTCCCAAGGCTCTCAACATCCTCCACCAAGGAGACCACCTTACTGTGTTGATCATCTGACTGTGTTGTTAATACTGGAAAGACTCTTTTCCCCcgaaaagacagcgagagagacacagGTTACGAACAAATGAACGttaaaaaaacatgaacatgaacttTAAAAAATAGTAATACAGACGCAAAACTGTGTTTTCAAGCGGGAGACTGTGAGATATAATGTAAAAGGGACATTTGAAATAATTCTAGCACTTTGAAATTTCGAGCAATTGCGCTTGTTGAATTGAAATGTATGGTCCTCCCCCCTGCCCCCTCTGCCCAGTCTGTACCCTTCCCCCCTTATTTGCCCTTCTCACGtctttttctatctttctatcttcccgtctctctactctttctaggcttcctctttctatctctttcttacCTCTCTGCTCTGTAGGTGTCAGTGACATTTTTCCTCCGAATGGACAAAGCTGACcgacttttttttcttctgtctccAGAGAATTTGCACCACTGGGGTTAAAAGGGACTTCTCTGTAGGCAGAAAGAGGTGTACTTTTTATTTGAGTGGAATTTTGTTGCATCTTTATTCGGATGCCTTGTATATTTAAAGGTGACTGAAGGGAATGTcagcagaaaaaaaatgaaacgaaACAAAAAGAAATATCGAGAAACTGTGATTGTTTCAAAACCATATCTTGATGTGATCAAGGTTGATATGATGACAAAAAGGATGTTACCCTGTTTGACCTAGTTGAAGGGGTTTATGATTCTTTCTATGTGAGGGAATTAGTATTTTAGAAattaatgtttttcttttcattttttataGTTCAGATTTAACTTGCAAATCATACACTTACTTAAAAAAAGCAATTTCAGCCGGGTATTGACCTGTGAATAGAATGTTACTGCAAGAACAATTACAACATCAAAAAAAAGCCAGAACTTTGGAACAGGTCGGTAACATGATATCGTGATTCCCAGTTCCATCTTCTACTTTGCGGATCCATGGTGCTATCATCCAACAATCTCACTCTCCACTGACCGGTGTAGGCACTGTACAAGGGCCAGAGATGAAAACGATTGTTTGGGGAGAATTTTTCTGTacgtgtttttctctcttttttctttttttttaccaaccCTTACTACCTATCTAAACTCTACTCATACCCAATCCTGTTTGATTTACAACGTGTTCTGCTCAATCTAATTGGGCACTAGAAAGACAAAAGAAGCAGgttggttttttttattttattgtattgtttcttttttttcctaatTTCATGTTTGAAGTGAATCACTTAACTTTCTCAGTCTGACTGAGACTAATGAGGATGGAAGActtgaaaatgaatgttaaacATAAAACACACTTTTCTTTCACACTTTTCTcttgaagattttttttattattcttcttTTTACCATTATTTCTGTCTTTTATCGAGCTCTCCCTTTGTTATCTGAAGTCCAGCATCTCTGCCAACTCCCAACAAATCAGTTTTTCCTTCCACTGTATGCTTCTACTCTCAGAAACCACATATCATGGATGTTGATACAAGGACATGCATTTcagtcagaaatgtaaaaaaaaatgtttttgaaaaaaatcgcattcctatttttttttctccaccgtTGCCAAAAAATTTGatgattcttttttattattcacAGATTGGTGTTAAAACACTGTGATTTTTTTGTCGTTaaaggaaaaaaatgagaaaCGATAGTAATAAAATTGAAAATACTGTCACTACATTCTTTGGCAGCCATCCATCCAGTCATCTATTACCAAGCGTGAACCCCGTAAACGTGTACAATGTGTAAGTGTCACTGGCTGTCAGTACCCATAGCGATTTCAGTGTGTGTTACTATATGCAGTATATACCAAGCCGATGTAGCGTTTCGTCCTTTGTCTTCTCTGTGCTATTTCTCTAGTCTGGGGGCGGTCATGGGCGTAGGTGGGGGGCTTCAGCTAGCAGCTcggtccccccctctctccctccccaatcCCCTCTGCAGTCTTAGTGAACCAGTTGAGGTTAGTGGATTTTGTGTGGTGGCCTTCCCAAAtgtagtgtcaccttttttgcTGCTTTTTTCTTTCGTCTGTACttccctttctttctgtttcaGCTATTGCTTTTGCTGTGGTGTAGTCTTTCTAcagacctctctttctctcagagaAAAAAAGACTCTTAACTAGCTCAAAGGTTTTATGGAGCCATTTTTGCCACTGAGGAATTCTGGGATTGCCGTTTCCAGCTTGCATTTACTCCTATGAAAAATTACGACGACGAAGAGAAA
This is a stretch of genomic DNA from Engraulis encrasicolus isolate BLACKSEA-1 chromosome 19, IST_EnEncr_1.0, whole genome shotgun sequence. It encodes these proteins:
- the LOC134435423 gene encoding neuronal PAS domain-containing protein 3 isoform X3, producing the protein MAPTKPSIQQDPSRRERLQALRKEKSRDAARSRRGKENFEFYELAKMLPLPGAITSQLDKASIIRLTISYLKMRDFANQGDPPWNLRMEGPPPNTSVKAIGAQRRRSPSVVASEIFEPHLGSHILQSLDGFVFALNKEGRFLYISETVSIYLGLSQVELTGSSVFDYVHPGDHVEMAEQLGMKLPPGRGLLSQGTAEDAASSASSSSHSETPEPVESTSPSLLAPDNSLERSFFVRMKSTLTKRGVHIKSSGYKVIHVTGRLRIRMALTHSRSVPNQIMGMVVVAHALPPPTINEVRIDCQMFVTRVNMDLNIIYCENRISDYMDLTPVDVVGKRCYHFIHAEDVEGIRQSHLDLMNKGQCVTKYYRWIQKNGGYIWIQSSATISINAKNANEKNIIWVNYVLSNPEYKDVPMDIAQLPNLPEKASESSETSDSESDFKDNSEDNENSKSDGKGNRSSEHSEDPESDSKKPSSRQPSHEQQREMMMRRQEEEEAEADSDSNPESQDSEDSLEASDCEAENKQPRLGTVAGAVGGGGGGGGGGRLRGLHIKVEHYADTDALELPHHHNSNSSSSDEEEDEEEDDDDDEEEDDDDDDDDNPTGLSPKDCGMSIAELAGAAASSKHQKRKKRRKKQKWNGGGRRQRMRLSPGEDDDPAVSPSSSMALGGAGEQPPLLPPPSPASASVLKIKTEMSEPINFDNDSSIWNYPPNREISRNESPYSMTKPPNGGGGSGGSSGSETFPSPQGSGGLQVSIPDSVLTPPGTDGGGGGSVTRKQGFHGSGTNGGTPNSTSSVGSNLAPPSSSSSSSPPSPLLSASPRDNKQPGGPPTTPTTTTSSTSSSSSSSGSLLYSGDLEALQRLQAGNMVLPLVHRVTGTLAAAAAASSTSGSGGAPRVYTTGTIRYAPADVTLAMQGAANLLAAPNAHSAMNFVDVNSPGFAIDPKTPMEMLYHHVHRLNMSAGPFGGAVTGASLTQMPAANVFTTAEGLFSTLPFPVYSNGIHATQTLDSRKED
- the LOC134435423 gene encoding neuronal PAS domain-containing protein 3 isoform X1, producing the protein MIRIFPDFSVQVTAAAGGGAGGMPAGSAVGRVPGTTNGNPQNVQGITYQQSDAYWERPPNASSCSASRPKTLHLGGQQHTSSPWLQALRKEKSRDAARSRRGKENFEFYELAKMLPLPGAITSQLDKASIIRLTISYLKMRDFANQGDPPWNLRMEGPPPNTSVKAIGAQRRRSPSVVASEIFEPHLGSHILQSLDGFVFALNKEGRFLYISETVSIYLGLSQVELTGSSVFDYVHPGDHVEMAEQLGMKLPPGRGLLSQGTAEDAASSASSSSHSETPEPVESTSPSLLAPDNSLERSFFVRMKSTLTKRGVHIKSSGYKVIHVTGRLRIRMALTHSRSVPNQIMGMVVVAHALPPPTINEVRIDCQMFVTRVNMDLNIIYCENRISDYMDLTPVDVVGKRCYHFIHAEDVEGIRQSHLDLMNKGQCVTKYYRWIQKNGGYIWIQSSATISINAKNANEKNIIWVNYVLSNPEYKDVPMDIAQLPNLPEKASESSETSDSESDFKDNSEDNENSKSDGKGNRSSEHSEDPESDSKKPSSRQPSHEQQREMMMRRQEEEEAEADSDSNPESQDSEDSLEASDCEAENKQPRLGTVAGAVGGGGGGGGGGRLRGLHIKVEHYADTDALELPHHHNSNSSSSDEEEDEEEDDDDDEEEDDDDDDDDNPTGLSPKDCGMSIAELAGAAASSKHQKRKKRRKKQKWNGGGRRQRMRLSPGEDDDPAVSPSSSMALGGAGEQPPLLPPPSPASASVLKIKTEMSEPINFDNDSSIWNYPPNREISRNESPYSMTKPPNGGGGSGGSSGSETFPSPQGSGGLQVSIPDSVLTPPGTDGGGGGSVTRKQGFHGSGTNGGTPNSTSSVGSNLAPPSSSSSSSPPSPLLSASPRDNKQPGGPPTTPTTTTSSTSSSSSSSGSLLYSGDLEALQRLQAGNMVLPLVHRVTGTLAAAAAASSTSGSGGAPRVYTTGTIRYAPADVTLAMQGAANLLAAPNAHSAMNFVDVNSPGFAIDPKTPMEMLYHHVHRLNMSAGPFGGAVTGASLTQMPAANVFTTAEGLFSTLPFPVYSNGIHATQTLDSRKED
- the LOC134435423 gene encoding neuronal PAS domain-containing protein 3 isoform X2; translated protein: MAPTKPSIQQDPSRRERDAYWERPPNASSCSASRPKTLHLGGQQHTSSPWLQALRKEKSRDAARSRRGKENFEFYELAKMLPLPGAITSQLDKASIIRLTISYLKMRDFANQGDPPWNLRMEGPPPNTSVKAIGAQRRRSPSVVASEIFEPHLGSHILQSLDGFVFALNKEGRFLYISETVSIYLGLSQVELTGSSVFDYVHPGDHVEMAEQLGMKLPPGRGLLSQGTAEDAASSASSSSHSETPEPVESTSPSLLAPDNSLERSFFVRMKSTLTKRGVHIKSSGYKVIHVTGRLRIRMALTHSRSVPNQIMGMVVVAHALPPPTINEVRIDCQMFVTRVNMDLNIIYCENRISDYMDLTPVDVVGKRCYHFIHAEDVEGIRQSHLDLMNKGQCVTKYYRWIQKNGGYIWIQSSATISINAKNANEKNIIWVNYVLSNPEYKDVPMDIAQLPNLPEKASESSETSDSESDFKDNSEDNENSKSDGKGNRSSEHSEDPESDSKKPSSRQPSHEQQREMMMRRQEEEEAEADSDSNPESQDSEDSLEASDCEAENKQPRLGTVAGAVGGGGGGGGGGRLRGLHIKVEHYADTDALELPHHHNSNSSSSDEEEDEEEDDDDDEEEDDDDDDDDNPTGLSPKDCGMSIAELAGAAASSKHQKRKKRRKKQKWNGGGRRQRMRLSPGEDDDPAVSPSSSMALGGAGEQPPLLPPPSPASASVLKIKTEMSEPINFDNDSSIWNYPPNREISRNESPYSMTKPPNGGGGSGGSSGSETFPSPQGSGGLQVSIPDSVLTPPGTDGGGGGSVTRKQGFHGSGTNGGTPNSTSSVGSNLAPPSSSSSSSPPSPLLSASPRDNKQPGGPPTTPTTTTSSTSSSSSSSGSLLYSGDLEALQRLQAGNMVLPLVHRVTGTLAAAAAASSTSGSGGAPRVYTTGTIRYAPADVTLAMQGAANLLAAPNAHSAMNFVDVNSPGFAIDPKTPMEMLYHHVHRLNMSAGPFGGAVTGASLTQMPAANVFTTAEGLFSTLPFPVYSNGIHATQTLDSRKED